In one Ananas comosus cultivar F153 linkage group 12, ASM154086v1, whole genome shotgun sequence genomic region, the following are encoded:
- the LOC109718344 gene encoding E3 ubiquitin-protein ligase BRE1-like 2 isoform X1, giving the protein MASGKRENEVQGPGMGDQIEQVDATVLQYQNQKLIQQLEAQKAEMHALEGKFKDLRDKQISYDNTLIAVNKMWNQLVDDLVLFGVRAGGELRCLQALEHEDFSIDDALASCPPEEIFLCRLLRSGYVDKNRGSISVKAVQEALSLRHSAIVDLMKHLQEAIAARLARNELLASALHGNLSSEDAIVQLRNHNGYLREVISNMREAIDVVHLKHNRFTDEISCYIDNHSREQSEIKHLSGDLEESMAELEESRRKLVILQMQKHGPSFINASIGIAVNGSISLDKPADKTMSWRELKDSVDEAKTLAASRLFELHEAQEDNLILSKQLEELQSQLKDDKYVILSKPYSLLDDQLHHLTAELERYKGLTEFLQADRNNILQREKELSTKAESADSLKISNSNYESKIEELELKIQKFINERNNLEIKLEETLQDTGRKDFKDEIHVMASALSKEMEMMEAQFNRYKDAACEALSLREEANSLRVLLEKKTLEHKTLSDKCAEELVEIKSLKALLEKLENEKQELQTYLEMYGQECFDTRTIMEIKESENRARMQAEYLRTVLDEHNLELRVKAANEAEAACQQRLSAAEAEIADLRAKLDSSEREVLELQEAIRIKDAEGEAYIAEIETIGQAYEDMQAQNQHLLQQVADRDDYNIKLVSDSVKMKQTHGILLFEKQALLKQLQQVNASLEISKMKVARGEEQMKTHVTQAVKASLESRHVVINLDRAKIELVDAEKELNWLRSAADSSQKEYEQNQKKIAELKMELERERNEREKLEEEYEEVKSEVMEMSSENEEATIQKLQDEIKECKAILKCGVCFDRPKEVVITKCFHLFCYPCIQRNLEIRHRKCPGCGTPFGQSDVREVKI; this is encoded by the exons ATGGCTTCGGGAAAGAGGGAGAACGAAGTCCAAGGGCCCGGAATGGGGGATCAGATCGAACAG GTGGATGCTACGGTTCTTCAATATCAGAATCAAAAGCTTATTCAACAGCTAGAGGCGCAGAAGGCAGAAATGCATGCACTGGAAGGGAAGTTTAAAGACTTGAGAGACAAGCAGATTTCTTACGACAACACTTTGATTGCAGTGAACAAAATGTGGAATCAG CTAGTCGATGACCTAGTCCTTTTCGGGGTACGCGCTGGAGGCGAATTACGCTGTTTACAAGCATTGGAACATGAAGATTTCTCAATTG ATGATGCTCTTGCTTCTTGTCCTCCGGAAGAGATATTTCTTTGTAGGCTCCTAAGATCAGGCTATGTTGATAAGAATAGAGGAAGTATTTCTGTAAAAGCTGTACAAGAAGCCCTTTCTTTGCGCCATTCAGCAATTGTGGATCTAATGAAGCACCTCCAGGAGGCTATTGCTGCTCGACTAGCTAGAAACGAGCTTTTGGCTTCTGCTTTACATGGAAACCTATCTTCGGAAG ATGCTATTGTGCAACTCAGAAACCATAATGGCTACTTGAGGGAGGTCATCAGTAATATGCGTGAGGCCATTGACGTTGTCCATCTGAAGCATAATAGGTTTACAGATGAAATCAGCTGTTATATTGACAACCATTCAAGAGAACAATCCGAAATAAAGCATCTTTCAG GTGACTTGGAAGAAAGCATGGCCGAGCTTGAGGAAAGTCGAAGAAAGTTGGTTATCCTGCAAATGCAAAAGCATGGGCCATCTTTTATAAATGCTTCAATTGGAATTGCTGTCAACGGAAGCATTTCTCTGGATAAACCTGCAGATAAGACCATGAGTTGGCGAGAGTTGAAAGACTCAGTTGATGAGGCTAAG ACACTCGCAGCTAGCCGCCTTTTTGAACTTCATGAGGCTCAAGAGGACAACTTGATCCTATCTAAGCAATTGGAAGAACTTCAA AGCCAGTTGAAGGATGACAAGTATGTAATCTTATCAAAACCCTACTCCCTTCTAGATGACCAACTCCACCACCTTACTGCAGAACTCGAAAGATACAAAGGATTAACAGAGTTTTTGCAg GCTGACAGGAATAACATACTCCAGAGGGAGAAGGAACTAAGCACAAAAGCAGAGTCTGCGGACAGTCTTAAGATATCTAATAGCAATTATGAGTCCAAGATTGAAGAGCTGGAGCTTAAAATTCAGAAATTTATCAATGAAAGAAACAATCTCGAGATCAAGCTGGAGGAAACTTTGCAGGATACAG GGAGAAAGGATTTTAAAGATGAGATTCATGTGATGGCATCTGCACTATCTAAAGAGATGGAGATGATGGAAGCCCAATTTAATAGGTATAAGGATGCAGCTTGTGAAGCGCTTTCATTACGTGAAGAAGCCAATTCTTTGAGAGTTTTATTAGAGAAGAAG ACTCTTGAACACAAAACTCTGTCAGATAAATGTGCAGAGGAACTCGTCGAGATCAAGTCCCTTAAAGCTTTG CTGGAGAAATTGGAAAATGAAAAGCAGGAGCTGCAAACTTATCTAGAAATGTACGGACAAGAGTGTTTTGACACAAG AACGATAATGGAAATCAAAGAATCAGAGAACAGAGCTCGGATGCAGGCTGAATACCTGAGAACTGTCTTAGATGAACATAATCTTGAGTTACGGGTGAAAGCAGCAAATGAAGCTGAGGCTGCCTGCCAGCAAAGGCTTTCGGCTGCTGAAGCTGAAATCGCAGATTTAAGGGCAAAGTTAGATTCTTCGGAAAG AGAAGTTTTGGAGCTTCAAGAGGCCATAAGAATTAAAGATGCGGAAGGAGAGGCTTATATTGCTGAAATTGAG ACAATTGGTCAAGCATATGAAGATATGCAGGCTCAGAATCAGCATCTTCTCCAACAGGTTGCTGATAGAGATGATTACAATATCAAG CTAGTATCGGACAGTGTGAAGATGAAGCAGACTCATGGTATTCTTCTTTTTGAAAAGCAAGCCTTGCTGAAGCAACTCCAGCAAGTTAATGCCTCGTTAGAAATTTCCAAGATGAAAGTTGCTCGTGGTGAAGAACAG ATGAAAACGCATGTCACCCAAGCTGTTAAAGCTTCTTTGGAGAGCAGGCATGTTGTTATTAATTTAGACAGAGCTAAGATTGAGTTAGTTGATGCGGAGAAAGAACTCAATTGGCTCAGATCAGCCGCTGACTCTTCTCAAAAGGAATATGAGCAAAACCAGAAAAAGATTGCCGAATTGAAGATGGAACTAGAGCGCGAAAG gaatgagagagaaaagCTTGAGGAAGAGTACGAGGAAGTGAAAAGTGAAGTCATGGAAATGAGTTCTGAGAATGAAGAGGCTACTATCCAGAAGCTACAGGATGAGATTAAGGAGTGCAAGGCTATTCTCAAATGTGGTGTATGCTTTGACCGGCCAAAGGAG GTGGTTATTACCAAATGCTTCCACCTATTCTGCTATCCGTGCATACAGCGGAACCTCGAGATCCGCCACCGCAAGTGCCCCGGATGCGGCACGCCGTTTGGTCAGAGCGACGTCCGCGAGGTTAAGATATAG
- the LOC109718344 gene encoding E3 ubiquitin-protein ligase BRE1-like 2 isoform X4, translating to MSLNRPGRKENQTALQKELLTLAASRLFELHEAQEDNLILSKQLEELQSQLKDDKYVILSKPYSLLDDQLHHLTAELERYKGLTEFLQADRNNILQREKELSTKAESADSLKISNSNYESKIEELELKIQKFINERNNLEIKLEETLQDTGRKDFKDEIHVMASALSKEMEMMEAQFNRYKDAACEALSLREEANSLRVLLEKKTLEHKTLSDKCAEELVEIKSLKALLEKLENEKQELQTYLEMYGQECFDTRTIMEIKESENRARMQAEYLRTVLDEHNLELRVKAANEAEAACQQRLSAAEAEIADLRAKLDSSEREVLELQEAIRIKDAEGEAYIAEIETIGQAYEDMQAQNQHLLQQVADRDDYNIKLVSDSVKMKQTHGILLFEKQALLKQLQQVNASLEISKMKVARGEEQMKTHVTQAVKASLESRHVVINLDRAKIELVDAEKELNWLRSAADSSQKEYEQNQKKIAELKMELERERNEREKLEEEYEEVKSEVMEMSSENEEATIQKLQDEIKECKAILKCGVCFDRPKEVVITKCFHLFCYPCIQRNLEIRHRKCPGCGTPFGQSDVREVKI from the exons ATGAGCCTAAACAGGCCAGGTAGAAAAGAAAACCAGACTGCACTGCAAAAGGAACTTTTG ACACTCGCAGCTAGCCGCCTTTTTGAACTTCATGAGGCTCAAGAGGACAACTTGATCCTATCTAAGCAATTGGAAGAACTTCAA AGCCAGTTGAAGGATGACAAGTATGTAATCTTATCAAAACCCTACTCCCTTCTAGATGACCAACTCCACCACCTTACTGCAGAACTCGAAAGATACAAAGGATTAACAGAGTTTTTGCAg GCTGACAGGAATAACATACTCCAGAGGGAGAAGGAACTAAGCACAAAAGCAGAGTCTGCGGACAGTCTTAAGATATCTAATAGCAATTATGAGTCCAAGATTGAAGAGCTGGAGCTTAAAATTCAGAAATTTATCAATGAAAGAAACAATCTCGAGATCAAGCTGGAGGAAACTTTGCAGGATACAG GGAGAAAGGATTTTAAAGATGAGATTCATGTGATGGCATCTGCACTATCTAAAGAGATGGAGATGATGGAAGCCCAATTTAATAGGTATAAGGATGCAGCTTGTGAAGCGCTTTCATTACGTGAAGAAGCCAATTCTTTGAGAGTTTTATTAGAGAAGAAG ACTCTTGAACACAAAACTCTGTCAGATAAATGTGCAGAGGAACTCGTCGAGATCAAGTCCCTTAAAGCTTTG CTGGAGAAATTGGAAAATGAAAAGCAGGAGCTGCAAACTTATCTAGAAATGTACGGACAAGAGTGTTTTGACACAAG AACGATAATGGAAATCAAAGAATCAGAGAACAGAGCTCGGATGCAGGCTGAATACCTGAGAACTGTCTTAGATGAACATAATCTTGAGTTACGGGTGAAAGCAGCAAATGAAGCTGAGGCTGCCTGCCAGCAAAGGCTTTCGGCTGCTGAAGCTGAAATCGCAGATTTAAGGGCAAAGTTAGATTCTTCGGAAAG AGAAGTTTTGGAGCTTCAAGAGGCCATAAGAATTAAAGATGCGGAAGGAGAGGCTTATATTGCTGAAATTGAG ACAATTGGTCAAGCATATGAAGATATGCAGGCTCAGAATCAGCATCTTCTCCAACAGGTTGCTGATAGAGATGATTACAATATCAAG CTAGTATCGGACAGTGTGAAGATGAAGCAGACTCATGGTATTCTTCTTTTTGAAAAGCAAGCCTTGCTGAAGCAACTCCAGCAAGTTAATGCCTCGTTAGAAATTTCCAAGATGAAAGTTGCTCGTGGTGAAGAACAG ATGAAAACGCATGTCACCCAAGCTGTTAAAGCTTCTTTGGAGAGCAGGCATGTTGTTATTAATTTAGACAGAGCTAAGATTGAGTTAGTTGATGCGGAGAAAGAACTCAATTGGCTCAGATCAGCCGCTGACTCTTCTCAAAAGGAATATGAGCAAAACCAGAAAAAGATTGCCGAATTGAAGATGGAACTAGAGCGCGAAAG gaatgagagagaaaagCTTGAGGAAGAGTACGAGGAAGTGAAAAGTGAAGTCATGGAAATGAGTTCTGAGAATGAAGAGGCTACTATCCAGAAGCTACAGGATGAGATTAAGGAGTGCAAGGCTATTCTCAAATGTGGTGTATGCTTTGACCGGCCAAAGGAG GTGGTTATTACCAAATGCTTCCACCTATTCTGCTATCCGTGCATACAGCGGAACCTCGAGATCCGCCACCGCAAGTGCCCCGGATGCGGCACGCCGTTTGGTCAGAGCGACGTCCGCGAGGTTAAGATATAG
- the LOC109718344 gene encoding E3 ubiquitin-protein ligase BRE1-like 2 isoform X2, with amino-acid sequence MKHLQEAIAARLARNELLASALHGNLSSEDAIVQLRNHNGYLREVISNMREAIDVVHLKHNRFTDEISCYIDNHSREQSEIKHLSGDLEESMAELEESRRKLVILQMQKHGPSFINASIGIAVNGSISLDKPADKTMSWRELKDSVDEAKTLAASRLFELHEAQEDNLILSKQLEELQSQLKDDKYVILSKPYSLLDDQLHHLTAELERYKGLTEFLQADRNNILQREKELSTKAESADSLKISNSNYESKIEELELKIQKFINERNNLEIKLEETLQDTGRKDFKDEIHVMASALSKEMEMMEAQFNRYKDAACEALSLREEANSLRVLLEKKTLEHKTLSDKCAEELVEIKSLKALLEKLENEKQELQTYLEMYGQECFDTRTIMEIKESENRARMQAEYLRTVLDEHNLELRVKAANEAEAACQQRLSAAEAEIADLRAKLDSSEREVLELQEAIRIKDAEGEAYIAEIETIGQAYEDMQAQNQHLLQQVADRDDYNIKLVSDSVKMKQTHGILLFEKQALLKQLQQVNASLEISKMKVARGEEQMKTHVTQAVKASLESRHVVINLDRAKIELVDAEKELNWLRSAADSSQKEYEQNQKKIAELKMELERERNEREKLEEEYEEVKSEVMEMSSENEEATIQKLQDEIKECKAILKCGVCFDRPKEVVITKCFHLFCYPCIQRNLEIRHRKCPGCGTPFGQSDVREVKI; translated from the exons ATGAAGCACCTCCAGGAGGCTATTGCTGCTCGACTAGCTAGAAACGAGCTTTTGGCTTCTGCTTTACATGGAAACCTATCTTCGGAAG ATGCTATTGTGCAACTCAGAAACCATAATGGCTACTTGAGGGAGGTCATCAGTAATATGCGTGAGGCCATTGACGTTGTCCATCTGAAGCATAATAGGTTTACAGATGAAATCAGCTGTTATATTGACAACCATTCAAGAGAACAATCCGAAATAAAGCATCTTTCAG GTGACTTGGAAGAAAGCATGGCCGAGCTTGAGGAAAGTCGAAGAAAGTTGGTTATCCTGCAAATGCAAAAGCATGGGCCATCTTTTATAAATGCTTCAATTGGAATTGCTGTCAACGGAAGCATTTCTCTGGATAAACCTGCAGATAAGACCATGAGTTGGCGAGAGTTGAAAGACTCAGTTGATGAGGCTAAG ACACTCGCAGCTAGCCGCCTTTTTGAACTTCATGAGGCTCAAGAGGACAACTTGATCCTATCTAAGCAATTGGAAGAACTTCAA AGCCAGTTGAAGGATGACAAGTATGTAATCTTATCAAAACCCTACTCCCTTCTAGATGACCAACTCCACCACCTTACTGCAGAACTCGAAAGATACAAAGGATTAACAGAGTTTTTGCAg GCTGACAGGAATAACATACTCCAGAGGGAGAAGGAACTAAGCACAAAAGCAGAGTCTGCGGACAGTCTTAAGATATCTAATAGCAATTATGAGTCCAAGATTGAAGAGCTGGAGCTTAAAATTCAGAAATTTATCAATGAAAGAAACAATCTCGAGATCAAGCTGGAGGAAACTTTGCAGGATACAG GGAGAAAGGATTTTAAAGATGAGATTCATGTGATGGCATCTGCACTATCTAAAGAGATGGAGATGATGGAAGCCCAATTTAATAGGTATAAGGATGCAGCTTGTGAAGCGCTTTCATTACGTGAAGAAGCCAATTCTTTGAGAGTTTTATTAGAGAAGAAG ACTCTTGAACACAAAACTCTGTCAGATAAATGTGCAGAGGAACTCGTCGAGATCAAGTCCCTTAAAGCTTTG CTGGAGAAATTGGAAAATGAAAAGCAGGAGCTGCAAACTTATCTAGAAATGTACGGACAAGAGTGTTTTGACACAAG AACGATAATGGAAATCAAAGAATCAGAGAACAGAGCTCGGATGCAGGCTGAATACCTGAGAACTGTCTTAGATGAACATAATCTTGAGTTACGGGTGAAAGCAGCAAATGAAGCTGAGGCTGCCTGCCAGCAAAGGCTTTCGGCTGCTGAAGCTGAAATCGCAGATTTAAGGGCAAAGTTAGATTCTTCGGAAAG AGAAGTTTTGGAGCTTCAAGAGGCCATAAGAATTAAAGATGCGGAAGGAGAGGCTTATATTGCTGAAATTGAG ACAATTGGTCAAGCATATGAAGATATGCAGGCTCAGAATCAGCATCTTCTCCAACAGGTTGCTGATAGAGATGATTACAATATCAAG CTAGTATCGGACAGTGTGAAGATGAAGCAGACTCATGGTATTCTTCTTTTTGAAAAGCAAGCCTTGCTGAAGCAACTCCAGCAAGTTAATGCCTCGTTAGAAATTTCCAAGATGAAAGTTGCTCGTGGTGAAGAACAG ATGAAAACGCATGTCACCCAAGCTGTTAAAGCTTCTTTGGAGAGCAGGCATGTTGTTATTAATTTAGACAGAGCTAAGATTGAGTTAGTTGATGCGGAGAAAGAACTCAATTGGCTCAGATCAGCCGCTGACTCTTCTCAAAAGGAATATGAGCAAAACCAGAAAAAGATTGCCGAATTGAAGATGGAACTAGAGCGCGAAAG gaatgagagagaaaagCTTGAGGAAGAGTACGAGGAAGTGAAAAGTGAAGTCATGGAAATGAGTTCTGAGAATGAAGAGGCTACTATCCAGAAGCTACAGGATGAGATTAAGGAGTGCAAGGCTATTCTCAAATGTGGTGTATGCTTTGACCGGCCAAAGGAG GTGGTTATTACCAAATGCTTCCACCTATTCTGCTATCCGTGCATACAGCGGAACCTCGAGATCCGCCACCGCAAGTGCCCCGGATGCGGCACGCCGTTTGGTCAGAGCGACGTCCGCGAGGTTAAGATATAG
- the LOC109718344 gene encoding E3 ubiquitin-protein ligase BRE1-like 2 isoform X3: protein MASGKRENEVQGPGMGDQIEQVDATVLQYQNQKLIQQLEAQKAEMHALEGKFKDLRDKQISYDNTLIAVNKMWNQLVDDLVLFGVRAGGELRCLQALEHEDFSIDDALASCPPEEIFLCRLLRSGYVDKNRGSISVKAVQEALSLRHSAIVDLMKHLQEAIAARLARNELLASALHGNLSSEDAIVQLRNHNGYLREVISNMREAIDVVHLKHNRFTDEISCYIDNHSREQSEIKHLSGDLEESMAELEESRRKLVILQMQKHGPSFINASIGIAVNGSISLDKPADKTMSWRELKDSVDEAKTLAASRLFELHEAQEDNLILSKQLEELQSQLKDDKYVILSKPYSLLDDQLHHLTAELERYKGLTEFLQADRNNILQREKELSTKAESADSLKISNSNYESKIEELELKIQKFINERNNLEIKLEETLQDTGRKDFKDEIHVMASALSKEMEMMEAQFNRYKDAACEALSLREEANSLRVLLEKKTLEHKTLSDKCAEELVEIKSLKALLEKLENEKQELQTYLEMYGQECFDTRTIMEIKESENRARMQAEYLRTVLDEHNLELRVKAANEAEAACQQRLSAAEAEIADLRAKLDSSEREVLELQEAIRIKDAEGEAYIAEIETIGQAYEDMQAQNQHLLQQVADRDDYNIKLVSDSVKMKQTHGILLFEKQALLKQLQQVNASLEISKMKVARGEEQ, encoded by the exons ATGGCTTCGGGAAAGAGGGAGAACGAAGTCCAAGGGCCCGGAATGGGGGATCAGATCGAACAG GTGGATGCTACGGTTCTTCAATATCAGAATCAAAAGCTTATTCAACAGCTAGAGGCGCAGAAGGCAGAAATGCATGCACTGGAAGGGAAGTTTAAAGACTTGAGAGACAAGCAGATTTCTTACGACAACACTTTGATTGCAGTGAACAAAATGTGGAATCAG CTAGTCGATGACCTAGTCCTTTTCGGGGTACGCGCTGGAGGCGAATTACGCTGTTTACAAGCATTGGAACATGAAGATTTCTCAATTG ATGATGCTCTTGCTTCTTGTCCTCCGGAAGAGATATTTCTTTGTAGGCTCCTAAGATCAGGCTATGTTGATAAGAATAGAGGAAGTATTTCTGTAAAAGCTGTACAAGAAGCCCTTTCTTTGCGCCATTCAGCAATTGTGGATCTAATGAAGCACCTCCAGGAGGCTATTGCTGCTCGACTAGCTAGAAACGAGCTTTTGGCTTCTGCTTTACATGGAAACCTATCTTCGGAAG ATGCTATTGTGCAACTCAGAAACCATAATGGCTACTTGAGGGAGGTCATCAGTAATATGCGTGAGGCCATTGACGTTGTCCATCTGAAGCATAATAGGTTTACAGATGAAATCAGCTGTTATATTGACAACCATTCAAGAGAACAATCCGAAATAAAGCATCTTTCAG GTGACTTGGAAGAAAGCATGGCCGAGCTTGAGGAAAGTCGAAGAAAGTTGGTTATCCTGCAAATGCAAAAGCATGGGCCATCTTTTATAAATGCTTCAATTGGAATTGCTGTCAACGGAAGCATTTCTCTGGATAAACCTGCAGATAAGACCATGAGTTGGCGAGAGTTGAAAGACTCAGTTGATGAGGCTAAG ACACTCGCAGCTAGCCGCCTTTTTGAACTTCATGAGGCTCAAGAGGACAACTTGATCCTATCTAAGCAATTGGAAGAACTTCAA AGCCAGTTGAAGGATGACAAGTATGTAATCTTATCAAAACCCTACTCCCTTCTAGATGACCAACTCCACCACCTTACTGCAGAACTCGAAAGATACAAAGGATTAACAGAGTTTTTGCAg GCTGACAGGAATAACATACTCCAGAGGGAGAAGGAACTAAGCACAAAAGCAGAGTCTGCGGACAGTCTTAAGATATCTAATAGCAATTATGAGTCCAAGATTGAAGAGCTGGAGCTTAAAATTCAGAAATTTATCAATGAAAGAAACAATCTCGAGATCAAGCTGGAGGAAACTTTGCAGGATACAG GGAGAAAGGATTTTAAAGATGAGATTCATGTGATGGCATCTGCACTATCTAAAGAGATGGAGATGATGGAAGCCCAATTTAATAGGTATAAGGATGCAGCTTGTGAAGCGCTTTCATTACGTGAAGAAGCCAATTCTTTGAGAGTTTTATTAGAGAAGAAG ACTCTTGAACACAAAACTCTGTCAGATAAATGTGCAGAGGAACTCGTCGAGATCAAGTCCCTTAAAGCTTTG CTGGAGAAATTGGAAAATGAAAAGCAGGAGCTGCAAACTTATCTAGAAATGTACGGACAAGAGTGTTTTGACACAAG AACGATAATGGAAATCAAAGAATCAGAGAACAGAGCTCGGATGCAGGCTGAATACCTGAGAACTGTCTTAGATGAACATAATCTTGAGTTACGGGTGAAAGCAGCAAATGAAGCTGAGGCTGCCTGCCAGCAAAGGCTTTCGGCTGCTGAAGCTGAAATCGCAGATTTAAGGGCAAAGTTAGATTCTTCGGAAAG AGAAGTTTTGGAGCTTCAAGAGGCCATAAGAATTAAAGATGCGGAAGGAGAGGCTTATATTGCTGAAATTGAG ACAATTGGTCAAGCATATGAAGATATGCAGGCTCAGAATCAGCATCTTCTCCAACAGGTTGCTGATAGAGATGATTACAATATCAAG CTAGTATCGGACAGTGTGAAGATGAAGCAGACTCATGGTATTCTTCTTTTTGAAAAGCAAGCCTTGCTGAAGCAACTCCAGCAAGTTAATGCCTCGTTAGAAATTTCCAAGATGAAAGTTGCTCGTGGTGAAGAACAG TGA
- the LOC109718494 gene encoding uncharacterized protein LOC109718494, whose amino-acid sequence MGRASAKLPSFCLSGVATRIRIRPPAAAAAAATAAAAAAATAEAGVGKKPDSYKQCEKERGPKDYQLLYAMKSICQTKRPEVHVEVCLVEGRDRGPTIVEEAGRRRASLLVVGGPRRRSPALTWRLLVMWALGADFGGGNARIGSSSVADYCVHHAACTALAVRRKGRRGGGYLLTTKRHKDFWLLA is encoded by the exons ATGGGTAGAGCTAGTGCTAAACTCCCGAGCTTCTGCTTAAGCGGAGTCGCCACCCGAATAAGGATTAGACCACcagctgcagctgcagctgcagcaacggcggcagcggcggcggcagcaacaGCAGAGGCCGGCGTCGGGAAAAAACCCGATTCAT ATAAGCAGTGTGAAAAGGAGAGAGGTCCAAAGGATTACCAACTTCTCTACGCCATGAAGAGCATTTGCCAAACGAAGAGGCCTGAG GTCCACGTGGAGGTGTGCCTAGTGGAAGGGCGGGATCGCGGACCCACCATCGTGGAGGAAgcggggcggcggcgcgcgTCGCTGCTCGTCGTGGGGGGCCCGCGGCGGCGATCGCCggcgctgacgtggcgtctCCTCGTGATGTGGGCCCTCGGCGCCGACTTCGGCGGCGGCAACGCCAGGATCGGATCCTCCTCCGTCGCCGACTACTGCGTCCACCACGCCGCCTGCACTGCCCTCGCCGTGCGCCGCAAGGGCCGCCGTGGCGGCGGATACCTCCTCACCACCAAACGCCACAAGGATTTCTGGCTCCTCGCCTAA